Sequence from the Fragaria vesca subsp. vesca linkage group LG4, FraVesHawaii_1.0, whole genome shotgun sequence genome:
AAATTCAGCATAACCTTCCTTGAAAATGGATAACCCTTCCTAAAACCACCTGCAAACACACTTCTAAAATCATAATCCAACCTTGTACTCCTGGAGCCTTCATGCTCCCCAAGTTCATCTCATCTTCCACAATATCAAACACTAATTCAAACGAATCCCACAACCAATAACGAAGACATTCAATAATTTACTAATTGGATTAGCAGAGCATATCTAATAATGAAGGAAAAACAATGAATAAAGAATAAGCGAAAGCAGCATTTGACTATGCCTCGACTCCATGTACGCTCGAACTCATTTAGACTTAGCATGTAAACTGGGCATTTAAAACCAAACGGCCTTGAGGAAAGTAATTTAAAAATGTTAGAGTGAGTGGACAAAAATAAATTAGATAATTTAACAAATACATAACTTATATAGTTTCCCATGTTTCAACTTATAAAACTTAACAACATGCAACTTTGATAATCCAAATAACTTTAAATCCAGAATACCATAAAAATAGACAAACCAGCCCCGCTGGTTAATCAAATATAGAAATCTCGTAAGAAGAGATAAACCAGCCCCGCTGGTTAATCAAATACATAACTGTGAAAAATAAAATAAGGAGGAGAGTTATCACCATCTAAGAGGAGCCCCCCAGGCTCGGGTCGGTGCCTCCCAGGCTATAGTAGCTTCCCACGCTAAGCGCTCGACTCACCTATGGTGAGGACCGCTAATAAAGACTAGCTAGCAATAAATAATAATATCCGATCGGTGCCTCCCAGGCTATCCCACCTATGGTGAGGACCGCTAATAATAAAGGCTAGCTAGTAATGAAATATAAGCGATCATATATTATGGTGATTAAAAACATACGAAATCACTTAAATCCATTAAACTTCCCCAAGATCATACGAATGGTACGATTCCCAACCGTACTTGAAAATCATCATAAGAAATTATAATAAACTCAATTACGTGTCTCACACGTCAAAATATTCTCAAATCCATAATTATAAGCGAGATTTAATTATCTAATATAAATTGTAAATAATTTCATAATCCGAAAATACTCACTAAAAATATTCTCAATGTCAATATGGATATTCCACAAGTAAATGAGAAAATTATAAATAGAGAACTACCGAAAATCCCATTTTCGGTAATCGTTTATAAATCTCACAGTCATCAAGATAAAACCAATAATAATTAAATCCGGAGTCATAAAAAATATCAAAACTCAAATACCAGCTTTAAAACCCGAGCTCAAATCCATAAATCATGACCAACAATTAAACCAAGCATCAAACTCAAATAACTTCCAAGATCATTTCATAAGCCAAAATTATAATATAAGCTCGGAAAATAAAATGTTAATTTATAAAATCTTGCATGCATATTTATTAAAAATCAAAGTGTCCACTCACAAATTTAGGCATAACCCCGACGGTATCCGAATCGCCACTGAAGTGAGGTTCCCTTCGTATCCTAGTACAATAACCATGCTTAGAACCAAACTTCAATTCCATAAAATAAATACTAAAATATAAATACCAAAAATCTTCCGCTTAACTCACTACCTTTACTAGGGAAAGCTCACCGGATTCCCACCAAACTCCACCACAACCTTAATTCATCAATTCTAACATTCTAGAATAAATACCAAGGAAATCCAGCAGCCGGATTTTCATTCTAACAACCGCCAAAATTCTCAATCTTTGAAAAATCCTAAACCTAACCAAAACTCCTCCAAAAATTCCACACTTCACATCATTAAACTCCTCTCATTAAAACAAACTCAAAAACATGAAAAACAACCCAAAAGTGGTGGCCCCGCCGCCTGCTTTGTCGGCAGCGGCGGCCGGCCAGCGACTACTCCGGCCACCTCCAATGCTTACCAAATTTTAGCACAATATTCCTCTCAACATTCTAAACAACTTTCATAACTACCATAATGATCAATTTCAAGCCTAAACATGTCAATCGAATCAAAACATAAAAATCCCAAATCAAGAACCCTAGAATTTCAAACCTTAAATTCTCCTTACCTAGCTCGAGTTAAGTCGAAACCTTTTGAGGTTTTGCTACACATGATGAGAGCTTCCAAACGAGACAAGAAGCTTTGGCTATGGTGGTTGGAAAAGGAAGTTCCAGCCAAGGTACTAACATACGACGTCGCTGCCTTCACGGGGTTGCTGTCGACGAATGACGGGGCTATAGGATCGGACACCAATCCAGGTAGGTAGAGGGAGGTCCCAGCTTCAGTTTGGTATCGGCCTTGCCGGCCAACTCGTCCAGACGGCGGCACACGACAGCGGCAAAGGCGTCGATCGGGAAGAGAGAGAGAGAGAGAGAATCGGGAGGGAGGAGAGAGGGAAGAGAGAAGAGTTTTTGGGCTTTTTTCCCAAACCGGTCCAACACTTAATACCCCAAAAATAAAGCCTACTAAAATTTACCCCCTTTTTACCAACTAAAATTTACATTTTTTTCTGATAATTTTTTCATGCTAACTCCGATTTTAACGTATAGTTTGTCTATGAATTCATATTAACGTCCTCTACGACCTCCTTTCAGAAATTTTCCCAAAATAATTTTCCTACAAAAAGTCAACTCTAGGGTCCTTAAGTAGTAAACGGTTACTCAAAGCGGTAAAAGACTAACGTAATACCAAAAGTAAATAACTGTAAAATAACTTAAGAACCGGGGTGTGACATTCTTAAGCTTGACCTAGATTGAATGATTGTTTTCCAGAAAAAAAATAAAGACGCTCATCTTCTTATTTTTTTGATCATGAAAGATGCTCTATCTTATTTTGTTATTTGGATTTTCCTATTAAAATTAATTATTTCAGTCTAAGTTTTATTTCTTTTGAGAAAATATATATTTATTTCCACATCATTTACCACATCACATTAGAAATTAATCAAAACCGTTGAAAGTACTTAAATCTAATGGCTAAAAAGATGTATAAAAATATGTGTAAAAATAAGCGTCCGTTGAACCGAACCCAGTCAGGATATATGTAGAAGATCAGCATATAACTCAAAAGGCAAAGCAATGTGGGTATGTCATTCAATCTTTTCGGCTGAAAAAATCCAACCAATGAAACACTACTGCTGGCAATGAAGAAAGATAGTGCATATTGTGCGTTACCTGTAATAGTGTTACATGAAATGCTCATGGAGTATAATTTAAGGGAAGTGAAATCCACACTCCAAATTGAAATCCACTCTCCCATTTTTCATTTTTAGTCACCACTGACATAATAATAAAAAATTTGAGTCACTAATGACAAAATTGAAGTTACCAAAAATAGAAAGTGAGAATGTGTATTTCAATTTGGGGAGCGTGGATTTCACTTTCCTATTTTAATCTGAACATGTTATTTCACATACCTATATAACATCAATATCATATACATGTAGTGAAAAAAAACTTAAAGTGGCTATGGCACTCGACCCTTTTGGAGCAGAGAAACTTTAGGGTTTCGGCGGTGGCGTCTTCACTCCGATTGGGGTGGGAGGACCTGATCGCAGCGGCGGCGACGCCTTGACTCCAGTCTAGGGTTGGAGGGCTTGATCATAGGGGCGGCGTGGGCGGACCTCTAGCGGCTTCGGCGACGCGGTAGGAAGCTCGGACCGTAGGTTTTAAGGTTTGACGACAACTGTGCGACCTTGGTGTGTGGTTGGTGGTGATTCGGATCGGTCAGATCGGATTGGCCTCTGTCTGTGCACGATGGGGTGGGTGGTTGTTGGCGGTTCTGGATCGGATTTGGCTTTTAAGGTGGAGGGTGGATCTGAGTTGTAGGTGGGTGCGGCGGTGATCTAGCCTTTGTTTGTTCGGAGGTGTTGTGGTTGATCGGCTAGTCAGTGACCTCTCATGGCAGAGGCAAGAGGGCGGCCTCCGGAAGGGTGATGGAAGGGCTCCGATGGCGGCTCTGCGTTGGACGGCCTTGAAGGGGGTGAGAGGCGGGGAGGTTTTGGGCCAGGGGTGTATGATTGTGGGCCTACTGGGCTCATGATTGTGGCCTTGGGTTTGGGCCTTCCTTTCCTTTTTCTCTTCTTTTTGGGTTGGCCTAGGCTGGGTTAATGGTGGAGTGATAATCTTTATCCTTTATTGTTGATGGAGCGGAAGTTGGCTTTCTGGTATGTTGAGTGGAAACGTACACCATTGGGTCTTAGGCATCATACTCACCAGAACAGTGGCTTTGCTTTAAGGTTGTATAGATGTAGAGGTTTTATTTGCTTTTGTAGTTTGTTAACATGTCCACCTTTTTGGATGGTAGTTTTGATGTTGTCTTTTCAATTCGTAGTTGGTAAGCTGCTTGTATGGTCTTCAGATTATTCATGTTTAACCGGTTTGGTTGTCATGATCTTTGATCAATGGAACTTTCTCCTTTATTTCAAAAAATATAATATACATGTAAGTAGAGAACCAAAGGGCATTTGGGGCACGGAACCCATTGGGTCCATATGTCCCTCCGCCCCTGATCGTGACATAGTTACCAACAAAATCATTTGCCTCTAGCTAAAGGTAGCTATGATCATAGCTTATTGCATTACAAAAATCACTAGTTGCTTCAATCCAAAATGATCAAGGACTGTCAATGGCCAAGAATGGAGAAAAGAGTGCACAAATTGAGGTTCAAAACAAAGAAAAAATAAACTAAGATTTCTATATCAAAATATCATCTATTAGATTGGTGTAATTGGCTGTATTGCAATGCGCATTAAGCCATAAGGATTTTTATTCGTTATTCTTTCAGCAGGCACTAAACGCATTCGAGGTCTAGCAATACCCAAAAAAAATTGTCATTTTAACTGGTACAATTCAATCAAGACAGGAACTGGAATTCTAATATCATAGCTTAACATTGACGTACAAGTTTAACCAACTTGAACAAGAGCCAAAACCCTAAGAACTCAACTTATTTGCAAGAGGAATATATGAATCTTCAGGCAATTTCAACAATAGCTTTACTGAAAACATCACTTCAGAACCTATGCTCCAATTTCTCCTTTTCCTCGTAGTTCTGGACATACCTACATACACATTTAGAGATTTAGCATAACCAGGAAATATAGTGTTAGTATTGACTATAATATAACTCTAGGGTAGAGGAAAGATGATAACATAATATGGAGATTTTGACAGCAACTGATCAACAATTGGAAAACAACAACAAGAGAAGGCAATCATGATCAACTATGTCCAATTATGCAACCACCTGATGTATGTATAACTAGACAACAAGATGTCTAGGTGTGTATACTGTTGCAAATATAAAACTCGATAAACAATGAATAAGATCATTCCACACATAAATATAAGGAATTTTCTTAGGTACCCATATGTATGTGATACCCACGTTTACTGATATGACAACAATTTTGTTGTTAATAATGAGGTAAATTGGGTCATAACTTAAGTAATTTAGTTCTATTGGTGGCAATTACTCAATCTATCCAACATTTTACAAGTTTATGAACAAATTGTTGTGGATATAGTAACCTGCTTCAATTATAGACAATCCCTAAATATAATATATATGCATTTCATTCTAAAAAACAAAAAATGCAATATGCATTTGTTTAATTAAAGTACTATATTAACACAGTATCCACAACACCATTCAAGCCATCACTTCACATTATTTCATTCCACAGCCTTATCCAACATCATACAATAATACATTAACATAAAAGAAAAATAAAAATAAAACAAACTTCAGCCATTGCAAAACAAACACAATAAATCTAAATACATGAGGGTCAACCTTTTTGTTGAAAAAAATCTCACATAATCAACTAATTACAAACAAACAAAGCCAAAATAACAAACACTAAAAAAGCATCCACCTTTTTCTCTTCCTAACCTATCCAAACACAAACCCTAAATCAAAAACCACGAAACCAATCTCACAAAAGTTTCAAACTTTTCATGATAACTGAATTAGGTATCCACAATATCGTAAGAAATGACTTAAAAAAACCACAATATGCACATAATTTAACCAAATTCGATCAATTTTAGGGTTCACGATTAGAAATGAAGAGAAAAAAGTAAAAAGGTTTGAGAAGTTTGTGAGGATTACGCATAGATTCTGACGATGGGTCCGAGGGTGAAGATAGTGTTGTGCCAGTTCTTGGAGATCTTGTGGTGGATCTTCGTCGGCAGATCTTTCCAGAGATCAGGCATCACCTTTTGCTGAAAGGGAGACAGCCCGTAGACCACTGCCTTCATCCTCACCGATACCTTCCCCATCTTCTTCTTCTCTTAAATTCTTTGAGATTTTGAGTCCCAAAATGAAAGAGAAGAAGAAAGTTTGATTCTTATTTATAGTGATATGCTGAGCAGACCTATTGGCTCAAAACGATGTGTTCCTCTTCTCTTTTCTAAACTCACCTCTAGGAGGACACATGACTTTGCTTTTGGAGGGTCTTTTTGGGGATAGTATGAGTTTGGAAAAGACGACTAGATGTATTGTGCCAATTTCAATGGATTGTTTGGACTTTGGTAGAACTTCCATTTGGTTTGCTTTGTTTGTATCACAATCTAAATTATTTTTTCTTTCAATTTGTTAGACGAAATATGAATAACTTTCATCTATAGCACTCATTTTTAAACATACTGATCTTAATTAGGCGACACTCAAAGTGCAAGAGAATACACTCGTGGGTTTAGGAGGCTCGTAGTCAATTAGTAATGTTGGCATGCACTCGGCTGGATAACAAATTAATGACTCTTCTATTTTGATTTTGAATTATCACTGGAGGAGGATAGAGTACGAAAGTCATTAAATTTCTTATGGGTTTTGATAGAGATATTCGAATAAGGGTTTCCTTTGAGTGGATTGGCTTTGTCATAAATCTCATAACTTAGTTTGGTTTTGTTTGTTTTTTCGTTTTGTCTTTGATAAAGAGTGAAAGTGTGATTGATTTATGGTTTCTATGATGCACGGATTTTCAGTATTGATATGGGCTTTTGACATTAGTAGGGAGAAGCACTGTGATTTTGGATTTTTGATATTGGGTTTGTATTTGTGCTTTTGTTTTGCTAATTGATTTCATTTTTGCAGCATTTTCATTCTCTTCGATTTTAAATGTATTTGAATTATGCCTTTACATTCAAATGTGAAAATGGTGAAGGAATTGAATGTTATAAATCATGAATAAAAGAATGTGGGTTTTGACTTATGCCAAATTACAATCGCATTTGTCTGATTACAAAGATGAGAAATTAAGTTGATAGTGCATATACATTAAGTTTTTAGGTAATAATATTTCCAACTGAATCTATTTAACATATGCATGTGACTATCTTCTGCCATATGAATTCTAAGTTATCGTCACTTTTTACATTTGCAGAGTGCATTTGATAGGTTCAAAGATCTAACTTACTGTGTATTTGATAATTTGTAAGTAAGTTTTGAGATATAATAATTATCATATAAGTTTCAGCTATGTACTATTTGAAATAATTTTATGAGCTACTCCCTGCCTCCAACTGACAGATTGCCAAAAAAGAAGAAGAATGAATTGCAATGCATCCTATGGCTAACTTGCTAAGTCTCTCAAACCCTAGCCGCTACGGTTATGGTTACGGTTACATTCACATTTACACTGGTATCATGACATATGCAATTAAACGATGTCGTTCAGCATTAAGTCACATCATGGTTACCTCTCAATATAGATGTGTTTGTGCACCTGATTATCTTTCATTTTCTTTTTCGTTATATATGCGTATATGCATGTAGTTATGTTTTCTTACTTTTTTTTTGATGTTTTTGCATCGCTCTATGTACTCTTCAATCATTATTAATATAGCGTTTCGTTCTTGATGAAAAATTATGTATTTGAATCTAGTTAACAAATAAATGTAGAAAAATTCCTTAAATTAATACATAATTAATTTAGTTATAGCAAACTACATATTAGTTACTAACCAA
This genomic interval carries:
- the LOC101305060 gene encoding cytochrome b-c1 complex subunit 8-like translates to MGKVSVRMKAVVYGLSPFQQKVMPDLWKDLPTKIHHKISKNWHNTIFTLGPIVRIYAYVQNYEEKEKLEHRF